The nucleotide window GCCGAACGTGTACGCGGTGAAAGACGGACTGGTCAACTACGGCGCCAAGCAGTTCCAGTCGGTCGACTGGACAGTGGTGGGCTGGGCCAAGTAAGGAACAGGAGCTGTAGCCGGCGTTAGCCGGCCTGTGACCTGAGGATGGGGCGTGGCCGAGGCCGCGCCCCATCCGTGCGTCTACCCGCGCCATCGCTCGAAATCGCCGAGCACTCGTGACCAGTCCGTGGGTGCTGCCGCAGTCTCGGGACTCGCTCGCGGGGTCTCGATAAGCTCGACCAGCGGCGGGGGAGCGTCCTCGGGATCGGCCGTCGGGTGTCTCGGGATCGAATTGCCTCGTCGGTCGAGCTTGTCGAGACCTGGTGACCTGGCTTGCGTGTCGCTCCCGCCTCGTTGGTCGAGCTTGTCGAGACCTGGTGACCTGGCTTGCGTGTCGCTCCCGCAGTCTCTGGACTCGCTCGCGGGGTCTCGACAAGCTCGACCAGCGGAGGGAGATTGGCCGCCGGATGTCTTCGGGCCAAACCCACCTCGTCGGTCGAGCTCGCCGAGACCTCTTGACCCGGTCTGCGTGTCGCTCCCACCTCGTCGGTCGAGCTTGTCGAGACCTGGTGACCTGGCTTGCGTGTCGCTCCCGCAGTCTCTGGACTCGCTCGCGGGGTCTCGGCAAGCTCGACCAGCGGAGGAAGATTGGTCGCCGGATGTCCTTGGGCCAAACCCACCTCGTTGGTCGAGCTCGCCGAGACCTGGCGGCGGGGTTCGGCGGCCGGAAAGACACCGCATATCGCACTGTATATAGGAGTGATCGGATTCGGCCCGACGCGAAGTGGGCCGAGTACGGTAGCATAGACCCTTGGGTCCGTAGTGACCCCACTCATCCACTCTGCGCCGCATGTGATTTTTCGCGGCATCCATTCTTCGTAAGGATCTATTTTTATGGCGATTGCTACCCGCAATAACCTCCGGAATGTTGCAATCGTTGCCCACGTTGACCACGGCAAGACGACGCTGGTCGACGCGATGCTCCAGCAGACGAACTCGTTCGCCGAGCACTCGCACACCGAAGAGCGCGCGATGGACTCCAACGAGCTCGAGCGCGAAAAGGGCATCACGATCCTCGCCAAGAACACGGCGATCTCGTACAAGGGCGTTCACGCCACCGACGGCCCCATCACCATCAACGTCATCGACACCCCCGGCCACGCCGACTTCGGTGGAGAGGTCGAGCGCGGCTTGTCCATGGTCGACGGTGTCGTGCTCCTCGTCGACGCGTCTGAGGGCCCGCTGCCGCAGACCCGCTTCGTGCTGCGCAAGGCACTCGAGGCGCACCTGCCCGTGATCCTCCTGGTCAACAAGACCGACCGTCCCGACGCGCGTATCGATGAGGTCGTCGAAGAGAGCCAGGACCTGCTCCTCGGTCTCGCCTCCGACATGGCCGACGATGTGCCCGACCTCGACCTCGACCTGGTCCTGAACGTTCCCGTCGTCTACGCCTCGGGCCGCAGCGGTGCTGCCAGCCTGAACAAGCCGGCCAACGGCGCGCTGCCCGACAACGACGACCTCGAGCCGCTCTTCGGTGCGATCCTCGAGCACATCCCGGCGCCGGTCTACGACGACGAGCACCCGCTGCAGGCCTGGGTCACCAACCTCGACTCCTCGCCGTTCCTCGGTCGCCTCGCGCTGCTGCGCATCTTCCAGGGCACGATCAAGAAGGGCCAGACGGTCGCTTGGATCAAGCACGACGGCAGCATCGCCAACGTGCGCGTGACCGAGCTCATGATCACCAAGGCGCTCGACCGGTACCCGGCCGAGAGCGCCGGCCCCGGTGACATCGTCGCCGTCGCCGGTTTCCCCGACATCACCATCGGTGAGACCCTCGCCGACCCCGAGGACCCGCGCCCGCTGCCGACCATCACGGTCGACGACCCCGCCATCTCGATGACCATCGGCACCAACACGTCGCCGCTCATCGGCAAGGTCAAGGGCCACAAGCTCACCGCCCGCATGGTCAAGGACCGTCTCGACAAGGAGCTCGTCGGTAACGTCTCGCTCCGTGTTCTGGACATCGGTCGTCCGGACGCCTGGGAAGTCCAGGGTCGTGGCGAGCTCGCTCTCGCCATCCTGGTCGAGCAGATGCGCCGCGAGGGCTTCGAACTCACCGTCGGCAAGCCGCAGGTAGTTGTCAAGCGCGTCGACGGCAAGATCCACGAGCCGTACGAGCACCTCACCATCGACTCGCCCGAAGAGTACCTCGGCGCGATCACGCAGCTCCTCGCCGCCCGCAAGGGTCGCATGGAGAACATGGCGAACCACGGCACCGGCTGGGTCCGCATGGAATTCATCGTTCCGTCGCGCGGCCTGATCGGCTTCCGCACCGAGTTCCTCACGGACACCCGCGGTACCGGTATCGCCAACGCGATCTTCCACGGCTACGAGGCCTGGGCTGGCACCATCAACACCCGCACCAACGGCTCGATCGTGGCCGACCGCGCCGGTGTCGTAACGCCGTTCGCGATCATCGCCCTGCAGGAGCGCATGCAGTTCTTCGTGAACCCGACCGAAGAGGTCTACGAGGGCATGGTCATCGGCGAGAACTCGCGCGGTGACGACATGGACGTGAACATCACCAAGGAGAAGAAGCTGACCAACATGCGTCAGTCCACCTCCGACACGTTCGAGTCGATGACGCCGTCCAAGCAGCTCACGCTTGAGCAGTGCCTGGAATTCGCCCGCGAAGACGAGTGCGTCGAGGTCACCCCCGCCGTCGTTCGTATCCGCAAGGTCGAGCTCGCCGCATCCGCTCGTCAGCGCAACGTCTCGCGCCTGAAGAAGCAGGACGCGAACTAGTCCGAAAGTAGTCTCTGACCGCAGGCATCTCGTTCCGATTCGTTCGGGCCGGGATGCCTGCGGTTTTTTGTCAGCCGAACACGTGTGAGGAAACCATGACCACATTCACAACGACCGCGTCACCGCTGCGGATGGGACTGGCCCTCGTGGCGCTGCTGGCTATCGCGCCCGCGCTGGCGGGCTGCTCCGACGGGCAGGTGCAGGATGCCGTGAACGGGGCCGTGCAGGGCGCCACCGACGGAGACGTGAGCCTGGGCGGAGCGCTGCCGGACGGTTGGCCCACGGACATCCCGGTGATCGACGGCGAGATCAAGTTCGGCGCCGGCAACACCACCAACGGCGATCAGGGCTGGGTGGTCACCGTGGCGTCCAGCGCCGCTGACCCGCTGGCCGACGCCGAGCAGAAGCTCGTCGATGCCGGCTTCGAGCCTGACACCGGCAACTCGGCCAACGTGGGCGACGTGGGAGTGGTGGCCCTGAAGAACGCCGCCTACATCGTCACGATCGCCGGCACCCCCGACGGCGTGCTCTACACGGTCGCTCCCGCGTAACCCCTCGTCCCCCTTACGCGAGCCGTGAGTTGAGCCCCGAAAACTCGAGTTTTTCGGGGCTCAACTCACGGCTCGCGGGCTGTGGGGGTTAGGTGAAGAGACCCGCGCCTACGTAGGAGCCCTGGCGGGCTCCTGGGGGGACCGCGAAGAGGGCCGAGCCCACGTGACGGATGTATTCGTTCAGGGCGTCGTGGCGGGCCAGATTCAGCTGCACTGTGGTGAAGCTCTGCGGTGTGCGCTGGAAACTGATGAAGAACAGGCCGGCGTCGAGGCGGCCGAGTGAGTCGTTGCCGTCGACGAAGTTGTACCCGCGGCGCAGGATGCGGATCCCGTCGTTCTGGGTCGGATGCGCCAGACGCACGTGCGCGGCGGTGTCGATCAGCGGCTGGTCCGCGCGACCGGCGAGCTCGAAATCCGGTTCGGTGAACTCGGTTCCCCCCGACAACGGAGCGCCCTCACCCTTGTTGCGGCCGATCACGGTCTCCTGCTCACGCAGGCTGGTGCGGTCCCACGTTTCGATGGTCATCCGGATGCGCCGGGCCACGAGATACGACCCGCCCGCGAGCCAGGCCGGGCCGTCGTCAGACCCCACCCAGAGGTGTTCGGTAGCGGCTGCAGGCTCCTCGGCCTTGATGTTGGCCGTGCCGTCCTTGAAGCCGAAAAGGTTGCGCGGGGTGGCCTGACTGGTGCTCGTCGACGAGGTGCGGCCGAAGCCGAGCTGCGACCAGCGGATGGCGGCCCGTCCGAAGGCGATGCGGGACAGGTTGCGGATGGCGTGCACGGCGACCTGGGGGTCGTTGGCGCAGGCCTGGATGCAGAGGTCGCCGCCGCTGGTGGCGTCGTCGAGCATGTCGCCGGGGAAATGCGGCAGGTCGACAAGGTCCGCCGGTCGTCGGGCGGCCAGGCCGAACCGGTCGACTCCCGCCGCGGTCTGGAACAGGCTGGGACCGAAGCCGAACGTGATCGTCAGGCCGGCCGGCGGCAGGCCGACCGCCTCGCCGGTGTCCTGCGGCGGGGCGTCGTACGGTCCGCTGACCGCCCCGTATTCGCCGATGTCCTGGCCGGCGGTCATGGCGGCGGCGGCGACAGTCCAGTCCTGCAGCAGCTCGATGAGGTCCGCCCGACTGGTGCCGTCGGTCACGTCGAAGGCCGCGAAGTGCAGCCGGTCCTGGGCCGGCGTGACAATGCCGGCCTGGTGCTTCTGATAGAACTGGTAGACCGCGCCGGCATCCGTCTGGGCGGACGGCGCCGAGACGGCCATCGCGACCCTGTCGCCGGCGATGCCCAGTCCGAGACCGGCCACTCCCGCCCCCGCCAGCCCGAGCAGACCGCGTCTGGACAGGCCGCGGCGTTCGTCCTGGGGCGCCGCCGCGGTCTCCGGCGTGCGCGCGGGGGCGCTCGTCGGATCGGAGGCGGGGGAGTCGGGGGTGGGGGAGTCGGTCATGGTGCGGGGCGGTCTTTCGTCGACGCGGTCTTAGAGGACGAGCGTAGCGGTGAGCTGGTTGAGCGGCTCACCGAGGGCGTTCACCTGGTCGGCGAATGCCTTGATCTCGGCGGGGGTGAGGTCGGTGTACAGGGTGAAGCCGTCGCCGACGCGCTGGGCGTCGAGCAGGGCCTGCAGGGCGGCGAACTCACTGTCGAGGTCGGCTGCCAGGTCGGCGTCCTCTTCGAGCAGGATGTCGCGCACGCCGTCGTAGAGCACCTTGGCGCCGTCGATGTTGGCCTGGAAGTCCCACAGGTCAGTGTGCGACCAGAATTCTTCCTCGCCGGTGACCTTGCCGGTGGCGACCTCGTCGAGGAGGCCGATCGCGCCGTTGGTCTGCTGCGACAGGGTGAAGCTGAGGTCCTGGACCTTTTCGTTCAGGGTGGTGGTGTCCTCCACCAGAAGGTCGGCGAGGTTCTGGCGCTGCTCCGGCGTGTACGCCGTGAAGCCGGCTTCGGCCTCGGCCGGCCAGAGGTCCTTCTCGATCGCGTGCCAGCCGGTCCAGTCCTGGCCCTCCTCGAGGTCGGCCTCGCGCAGGTCGAGCTGCGGGTCGAGGTCGCCGAACGACTCGGCGACGGTCTCCACCCGCTCCCAGTGCGCGCGGGTGGATGCGTAGAGGGCGCGGGCGGTGTCGTCGTCGCCGGCCAGGTAGGCGTCAGCGAAGGACTGCGTGCCGGTGACGAGCTGCGCCACCTGGTCCCGCACATACGCGGCGTAGTTGGTGTTGGCCACCTCGACCTGGGCGTCCAGGTCGGCGTCCACGACAACGTCGTCGCCGGAGGCGGTGACGGTGAAAGCGTTCTTGTCGATGCCGTCGCCGGTCATGCCCGGCTTGCAACTGGTGATGTAGCTGCCCTCGGCCAGCTGCACGACGAGGTCGCGGCTGAGGCCGGGGCCGATGTTCTCGGCTTCACCCACGATGCGCAGGCCGTCCTCGGCGAGCAGGTAGAACTCGGTGACCTGGTCGCCGGAGTTCGTCACCCTGAAGCTGACGTTGCCGGCAGGGGCCTCCGCGGCCGACACGGCGCAGGCATCCGCGCTGCTGTCGACGGTGAGGGCCTGGTCGGAGCTTGCGGTGGTGTCGGCGTTGGCGACACAGCCGGTGAGGACCAGCAGGCCGCCGAGTGAGGCGGCAACGAGGGGGAGGAGGCGGGCGCGCATGGGTGTCCTTAGGAGGGAGGCGGTGCGAGGTTGTGGGGTCAGTGGGCGGCGACCGCGGATGCGGTCTGGCGCGGTGCGGAGGCCGAGGCCGGCGACGGGGTGCGGCTCTTCAGGATGAAGAGGGTGAGCGTGGGCACCAGGTAGGCGAGCCAGACCCCCAGCTCGAACCAGGTGGTGGCCGGGGAGAAGTTGAGCGTGCCTTTCAGCAGCGTGCCGTACCAGCTGTCCGGTGGGATCACGGCGGAGACGTTGAACGCGAGAGCGTTGAGCCCGGGCAGGATGCCGGCCTCCTGCAGGTCGTGCACACCGTAGGAGAGCACGCCGGCGGCCACGACGATGAGGATGGCGCCTGTCCAGGTGAAGAACCGGCTCAGGTTGATCTTGAGCATGCCGGCGTAGATCAGCCAGCCCAGGCCCACGGCGGTAAGGATGCCCAGGCTCGCCCCGACCAGCGGCATGGTGGTCGCGCCCGTGGCTTGCACGGCGGCCCAGATGAACAGGGCGGTCTCGATGCCCTCGCGGCCCACCGCGAGGAACGCGACGAGCACGAGGCCCATGCCGGTGCCGACGAGGTGCTTGTCGATGCTGCCGTGCAGGTGGCCCTTGAGGTCACGCGCTGTGCGCAGCATCCAGAACACCATCCAGGTCACCAGGCCCGTGGCGATGATGGAGAGCAGCCCGCCGATGGTCTCCTGGGCGGCGAAGCTCAGCCCATAGGTGCCGAAGGTGAGGATCGCGCCGATGGCGAGGGCCAGCAGCACGGCGAGCCCGACGCCCGTCCAGAGACGGGCGAGAACGTCGCGGCGGCCGATTTTCACGACGTAGGCGATCAGGATCGTCACGATCAACGCGGCTTCAAGGCCTTCGCGCAGGCCGATCAGGTAGTTTGCGAGCACAGTGCTTCCCGGTCGTGGAGAGTGGGGTGTGGAGATCTATCCAAAGATGGTAAGGCTAACCTTACCCATCCACTCTACGTACCTTGCGCGGATGTGTCCAGCTAAGATTTGTCAGCGGCCGGCAGCCGGGCCGCTCGTGCCCAGCACCACCCGCCACCGCTCGTTCGCGTCGTTCAGGAGTCACCCATGGTCATGTCCGGTACCGGTGAGCGCGTGGTCTTCGTGCTCGATGCGCCCGGCGACGAGTCCCTCCTCACCGGCGGAACGATCGCCCGCCTTCTCGACGACGGTGCAGAGGTGACGGTGCTCTTCGGCTCGTCGGGATCGTCGGCCCCGTCCGCGGCCGCCGTCTCGGCGGCACGCTCGGCGTTGGGGGAGGGCGATCCGGCCCAGTGGCGGGTGCTCTCCGGCGCGCCGGAGGATGCCGCGCGCCGGAGCGTGCTCGGCGAGGCCCTCGCCGAGACCGAGGCGACCGCCGTCGTGACCGCCGCCGCCGACCCGGTGCTGCGCCAGGCGGCGACAGACGCTGCCGGCGACCACGGCGTGCCGGTGTTCCTCAGCAGCCGGGTCTCCGCCGCGCCCGGCCAGCGGCTCACCGCGATCGATGTGAGCGACCACCTCGACCGCAAACTGCACGCCCTGGCCGCCTACGACGCCCGCTGGCAGGTCGATGGCCGGGTGGTGCACCTCGTCGACGGCGGAGAGGCCCTGGTCACCGGCACCGAAACGTATGTGCGCGCCGGCGCCCCGGCATCCGTTGCCGCCCTCGAAGCCCCGACCGTCGCCACCCGCCTGATCGCGACCCTGGTGGCGCTGGCCGCCGGTGTGCTGTTCGGCGTGCTGGGTACCGTGGCCCACCAGACCACCGTGGACCTCGGACCGGTGAGTCTGCCCATCGGCCTGGTGCTCTCGCTGGTCGCCTGCGGCACCCTGCTCGTTGGCCTGCGGTTGGTGGTCGGTGACCGCCTCGTGGTGCTCGCAGCCGCGATCGGGCTGCTCGCCACGGTGTTCCTGTTGTCGCTGCGCAGCACCGGCGGGTCGGTTCTGGTGCCCGCCGGAGTGCTCGGCACGGTCTGGACGGCCGTGCCGGCGCTGGTGGCGGCCCTCGTGCTCGCCTGGCCCCGAATACCGGCCAGACGGCCGACGGCGTAGACTGGCACCTTAGTTCGTGAAGGGAATTCCGCCACTGTGACGTATGTGATCGCCTTACCCTGCGTGGACGTTAAAGATCGCGCCTGCGTCGACGAATGCCCCGTCGACTGCATTTACGAGGGCGAACGCTCCCTCTACATCCACCCCGACGAGTGCGTCGACTGTGGTGCCTGCGAACCGGTCTGCCCGGTCGAGGCCATCTACTACGAAGACGACCTCCCCGAGCAATGGGCCGACTACTACAAGGCCAACGTCGAGTTCTTCGACGACATCGGCTCGCCCGGCGGAGCCGCGAAGGTGGGCGTGATCGCCAAGGACCACCCGGTGATCTCGGTGCTCCCTCCCCAGGTTCAGCACTAGCAGTGCTGAAGCCGCTTCCCGACTACCCGTGGGACCAGATGCTGCCGTTCGCGCAGCAGGCCAGGGCCCACGCTGACGGCATCGTCGACCTGTCCATCGGCTCACCGGTGGATGCCACCCCGCCCGTGGTGCAGGCCGCGCTGGCGCACGCGACGGATGCGCACGCCTACCCGCAGACCACCGGCACCCCGGCGCTGCAGCAGGCCATCATCGCCTGGTACGCCCGCCGCCGCGGTGTCACCGGGCTGACGGAGAAGAACGTGCTGCCCACCATCGGCTCGAAGGAGCTCGTGGCGCTACTGCCGTTCATGCTCGGCCTGGGCGAGGGCGACACCATCGTGCACCCTCTGGCCGCGTACCCCACCTACGCCATCGGCGCGGCCATGGCCGGTGCGGATGCGGTCCCGTCCGACGACCCGGCCCAGTGGCCGGAGACGACCAAGCTGATCTGGCTGAACAGCCCCGGCAACCCCGACGGCCGGGTGCTGAACGTCGAACACCTCCGCGCCGCGGTTGCCCGCGCC belongs to Cryobacterium sp. SO2 and includes:
- the typA gene encoding translational GTPase TypA, with the translated sequence MAIATRNNLRNVAIVAHVDHGKTTLVDAMLQQTNSFAEHSHTEERAMDSNELEREKGITILAKNTAISYKGVHATDGPITINVIDTPGHADFGGEVERGLSMVDGVVLLVDASEGPLPQTRFVLRKALEAHLPVILLVNKTDRPDARIDEVVEESQDLLLGLASDMADDVPDLDLDLVLNVPVVYASGRSGAASLNKPANGALPDNDDLEPLFGAILEHIPAPVYDDEHPLQAWVTNLDSSPFLGRLALLRIFQGTIKKGQTVAWIKHDGSIANVRVTELMITKALDRYPAESAGPGDIVAVAGFPDITIGETLADPEDPRPLPTITVDDPAISMTIGTNTSPLIGKVKGHKLTARMVKDRLDKELVGNVSLRVLDIGRPDAWEVQGRGELALAILVEQMRREGFELTVGKPQVVVKRVDGKIHEPYEHLTIDSPEEYLGAITQLLAARKGRMENMANHGTGWVRMEFIVPSRGLIGFRTEFLTDTRGTGIANAIFHGYEAWAGTINTRTNGSIVADRAGVVTPFAIIALQERMQFFVNPTEEVYEGMVIGENSRGDDMDVNITKEKKLTNMRQSTSDTFESMTPSKQLTLEQCLEFAREDECVEVTPAVVRIRKVELAASARQRNVSRLKKQDAN
- the efeB gene encoding iron uptake transporter deferrochelatase/peroxidase subunit — protein: MTDSPTPDSPASDPTSAPARTPETAAAPQDERRGLSRRGLLGLAGAGVAGLGLGIAGDRVAMAVSAPSAQTDAGAVYQFYQKHQAGIVTPAQDRLHFAAFDVTDGTSRADLIELLQDWTVAAAAMTAGQDIGEYGAVSGPYDAPPQDTGEAVGLPPAGLTITFGFGPSLFQTAAGVDRFGLAARRPADLVDLPHFPGDMLDDATSGGDLCIQACANDPQVAVHAIRNLSRIAFGRAAIRWSQLGFGRTSSTSTSQATPRNLFGFKDGTANIKAEEPAAATEHLWVGSDDGPAWLAGGSYLVARRIRMTIETWDRTSLREQETVIGRNKGEGAPLSGGTEFTEPDFELAGRADQPLIDTAAHVRLAHPTQNDGIRILRRGYNFVDGNDSLGRLDAGLFFISFQRTPQSFTTVQLNLARHDALNEYIRHVGSALFAVPPGARQGSYVGAGLFT
- the efeO gene encoding iron uptake system protein EfeO, with translation MRARLLPLVAASLGGLLVLTGCVANADTTASSDQALTVDSSADACAVSAAEAPAGNVSFRVTNSGDQVTEFYLLAEDGLRIVGEAENIGPGLSRDLVVQLAEGSYITSCKPGMTGDGIDKNAFTVTASGDDVVVDADLDAQVEVANTNYAAYVRDQVAQLVTGTQSFADAYLAGDDDTARALYASTRAHWERVETVAESFGDLDPQLDLREADLEEGQDWTGWHAIEKDLWPAEAEAGFTAYTPEQRQNLADLLVEDTTTLNEKVQDLSFTLSQQTNGAIGLLDEVATGKVTGEEEFWSHTDLWDFQANIDGAKVLYDGVRDILLEEDADLAADLDSEFAALQALLDAQRVGDGFTLYTDLTPAEIKAFADQVNALGEPLNQLTATLVL
- the efeU gene encoding iron uptake transporter permease EfeU, which translates into the protein MLANYLIGLREGLEAALIVTILIAYVVKIGRRDVLARLWTGVGLAVLLALAIGAILTFGTYGLSFAAQETIGGLLSIIATGLVTWMVFWMLRTARDLKGHLHGSIDKHLVGTGMGLVLVAFLAVGREGIETALFIWAAVQATGATTMPLVGASLGILTAVGLGWLIYAGMLKINLSRFFTWTGAILIVVAAGVLSYGVHDLQEAGILPGLNALAFNVSAVIPPDSWYGTLLKGTLNFSPATTWFELGVWLAYLVPTLTLFILKSRTPSPASASAPRQTASAVAAH
- the fdxA gene encoding ferredoxin; its protein translation is MTYVIALPCVDVKDRACVDECPVDCIYEGERSLYIHPDECVDCGACEPVCPVEAIYYEDDLPEQWADYYKANVEFFDDIGSPGGAAKVGVIAKDHPVISVLPPQVQH